One Streptomyces sp. NBC_00223 genomic window carries:
- a CDS encoding ABC transporter permease, with translation MTTAYTALTRAAYLASVRDRTTVFFTFAFPLVFLLVFGLLFRGQSVDGGLPYINYVAPGVLSWGVGNAALFGPAFALMHWRRDDILRLVWRTPTPLPTVLGSRFAVAVVVGLAQAVLFTAVALLPMFGLHLSGDWPLALPLLVLGVAAFLAMGLVVGSLANTPEAVAAIANCVMVPMAFLSGAFYPADLLPGWIRTLSWILPLRYLDHGLTDVLAGRGSLGSLGVDCAGLAAFTVLFGLIAARIFRWSNRT, from the coding sequence ATGACGACCGCCTACACCGCGCTGACCAGGGCCGCGTATCTCGCCTCCGTGCGCGACCGGACCACCGTCTTCTTCACCTTCGCCTTCCCGCTGGTCTTCCTGCTGGTCTTCGGGCTGCTCTTCCGCGGCCAGTCGGTCGACGGCGGTCTGCCGTACATCAACTACGTGGCGCCCGGTGTGCTGTCCTGGGGGGTGGGCAACGCCGCGCTCTTCGGCCCGGCGTTCGCGCTCATGCACTGGCGGCGCGACGACATCCTGCGGCTGGTGTGGCGGACCCCGACACCGCTGCCGACCGTGCTCGGCTCGCGGTTCGCGGTCGCGGTCGTGGTGGGCCTGGCGCAGGCGGTGCTCTTCACCGCGGTCGCGCTGCTGCCGATGTTCGGCCTGCACCTGTCGGGCGACTGGCCGCTGGCGCTGCCGCTGCTGGTGCTCGGCGTGGCGGCCTTCCTCGCGATGGGCCTGGTGGTCGGCAGCCTCGCCAACACCCCCGAGGCGGTCGCCGCCATCGCCAACTGCGTGATGGTGCCGATGGCGTTCCTGTCCGGGGCGTTCTACCCGGCCGACCTGCTGCCGGGCTGGATCCGCACGCTGTCCTGGATCCTGCCGCTGCGCTACCTCGACCACGGCCTGACCGATGTGCTGGCCGGGCGCGGCAGCCTCGGCTCGCTCGGCGTGGACTGCGCGGGTCTGGCCGCCTTCACCGTCCTGTTCGGGCTGATCGCGGCCCGCATCTTCCGCTGGAGCAACCGGACATGA
- a CDS encoding ABC transporter ATP-binding protein yields the protein MKTTHHPSENAVLIDAVSKTYGEVRALDGVSLTVAAGEFFGILGPNGAGKTTLVEIIEGMRRPDSGTVEVFGRSPWPRNIALLRRMGVQTQASAFFTRLTAWEHLETVAALHGLDKAAARRAMDIVGLGAKDSSRVDDLSGGQRQRLALATALVHEPDLIFLDEPTAALDPEARRSLWSVLRELRSEGRTIVYTTHYLDEAEALCDRVAIIAAGRVAALDTPGALIRSMAAPARLLVPADRITPEQARGIEGVDRVLVEGGEVVIETRQANRVLVAVGEFVDMDAIQTRTATLEDAYLRLTGTEHGR from the coding sequence ATGAAAACCACCCACCACCCGTCGGAGAACGCCGTACTCATCGACGCGGTGAGCAAGACCTACGGCGAGGTGCGCGCGCTCGACGGGGTGTCGCTGACCGTGGCGGCGGGCGAGTTCTTCGGGATACTCGGGCCCAACGGCGCCGGCAAGACCACCCTCGTCGAGATCATCGAGGGCATGCGCAGGCCCGACTCCGGCACGGTCGAGGTCTTCGGCCGGTCGCCCTGGCCGCGCAACATCGCGCTGCTGCGCCGGATGGGCGTGCAGACCCAGGCGTCGGCGTTCTTCACCCGGCTCACCGCGTGGGAGCACCTGGAGACCGTGGCCGCCCTGCACGGCCTCGACAAGGCGGCGGCCCGCCGGGCCATGGACATCGTCGGCCTCGGCGCCAAGGACAGCAGCCGGGTGGACGACCTGTCCGGCGGCCAGCGCCAGCGGCTCGCCCTGGCCACCGCGCTGGTCCACGAGCCCGACCTGATCTTCCTGGACGAACCGACCGCCGCCCTCGACCCCGAGGCCCGCCGGTCGCTGTGGAGCGTGCTGCGCGAACTGCGCAGCGAGGGCCGCACGATCGTCTACACCACGCACTACCTGGACGAGGCCGAGGCGCTGTGCGACCGGGTCGCGATCATCGCGGCCGGCCGGGTGGCCGCCCTCGACACGCCGGGCGCGCTGATCCGTTCGATGGCCGCGCCCGCCCGGCTGCTGGTGCCCGCCGACCGGATCACCCCCGAACAGGCCCGCGGCATCGAGGGCGTGGACCGGGTGCTGGTGGAGGGCGGCGAGGTCGTCATCGAGACCCGCCAGGCCAACCGGGTGCTGGTCGCGGTCGGCGAGTTCGTCGACATGGACGCCATCCAGACCCGTACCGCGACCCTCGAGGACGCCTATCTGCGGCTGACCGGAACGGAGCACGGCCGATGA
- a CDS encoding lantibiotic dehydratase C-terminal domain-containing protein, with the protein MTTRTPTPYGDWQAYHVFYAASTRPFLLQCARPLIADLTRDGLLGGHFFINYWLEGPHIRLRLRPSSPRAAPEVAARAQAAITDFLRRRPALYEVKDGFLADLYNTLFELEYPGGERDRFVDGSGRMRLRPNNSFSAEPYEPEYGKYGGPAGVELAEWHFQRSSDLVVEAAATMNLHVRTVLLGVAAQLMMTMSGCLIPDEAALLHFLDRYHEFWNSAFAGTNFTAQDGYDRAYGSMDASLTRRFQEIRRVVAEPAPRHLPGFLRGWAEHCLELRGRVEELARAGELVFRSWDGTRDLPVSDPDQALPMLASPYMHMTNNRLSVSVRDEAYLSYVLGRALRAPREAAPEPSAAP; encoded by the coding sequence ATGACCACCCGGACCCCGACCCCGTACGGCGACTGGCAGGCGTACCACGTCTTCTACGCCGCGAGCACCCGCCCGTTCCTCCTCCAGTGCGCCCGGCCGCTGATCGCGGACCTCACCCGGGACGGCCTGCTCGGCGGCCACTTCTTCATCAACTACTGGCTGGAGGGCCCGCACATCCGGCTGCGGCTGCGGCCCTCCTCCCCGCGGGCCGCACCCGAGGTCGCCGCCCGCGCGCAGGCCGCCATCACGGACTTCCTGCGCCGACGGCCCGCGCTCTACGAGGTCAAGGACGGCTTCCTCGCCGACCTCTACAACACACTCTTCGAGCTGGAGTACCCCGGCGGCGAACGGGACCGCTTCGTGGACGGCAGCGGCAGGATGCGGCTGCGCCCCAACAACTCCTTCAGCGCCGAGCCCTACGAGCCCGAGTACGGCAAGTACGGCGGCCCGGCCGGGGTGGAGCTGGCCGAGTGGCACTTCCAGCGGTCCAGCGACCTGGTCGTCGAGGCGGCCGCCACGATGAACCTGCATGTGCGGACCGTACTGCTGGGCGTGGCCGCGCAGTTGATGATGACCATGTCGGGCTGTCTGATCCCCGACGAGGCCGCGCTGCTGCACTTCCTCGACCGCTACCACGAGTTCTGGAACTCGGCCTTCGCGGGCACCAACTTCACCGCCCAGGACGGCTACGACCGGGCCTACGGCTCGATGGACGCCTCACTGACCCGCCGTTTCCAGGAGATCCGCCGGGTCGTCGCCGAACCCGCGCCGCGGCACCTGCCGGGCTTTCTGCGCGGCTGGGCCGAGCACTGCCTCGAACTGCGCGGCCGCGTGGAGGAGTTGGCCCGTGCGGGCGAGCTGGTCTTCCGCTCGTGGGACGGCACCAGGGATCTCCCGGTGAGCGACCCCGATCAGGCGCTGCCGATGCTCGCCTCGCCGTACATGCACATGACCAACAACCGGCTGTCGGTGAGCGTCCGCGACGAGGCGTATCTGTCGTACGTGCTCGGGCGGGCCCTGCGCGCCCCGCGCGAGGCCGCCCCCGAGCCCTCGGCGGCGCCGTGA
- a CDS encoding lantibiotic dehydratase has translation MTETTGQARAHVTTARTGTSTATQPPEGSRMTAVAAAPGTGSTGPGPGPGGTAPDRPDWLLHDRFVLRVAGLPAEAVHRLRAPDARAWADRVLAAREQVDLLAEELTDPLTALVKATEDDRERRRVLALRRAVFNGRMPPGDLTELADAAGRSTGELLIHWRAARLTLAELQDEGGPLLDRALAATRAELKALAGEERLRLGLALASPTLDGQVDAFVADRAPVPDKRARKKERSLLAYLYRTACKTSPFSTFTAVAEGRFAAGAGEVVTGGRWTGHPRLNIVVLARLAELIAADPGRRGDLPVVLSAGWELDDDRLRYVRRSVTAGDDSAAVSFDAAHDRLFFLRRSGVLERMLGLFADGAAPRYAALEAWLAAETGGSAAEAARYPATLLDLGVLQMTGLDTDVHAADPLRSFQASLRALGRPWADATAARLETTASCVEQWARTDTAAGRRALLGTLRSELLSLQRELGAESPSLPQTLLYEDVSEEPVGADPERWTRLAAEPLHALTRVLPAFDVALPQRLTLKGFFLARYGRGGRCEDVLRLVHDFSEDIFTQYLQFTATKSPWAPDGSHAPEENWLGLPEVTALDRARAEFTRRMRELWRAHPSGGEELRLDEAAIDAVAAELTPLGEPFAPHSHFVQLADREDDPLVVLNNSYGGLSFPFTRFTHCFDAGSAEPGGLSAGLRDTLRQWAPPGAVFAEITAGSATTNLNLHGRLTDFEIVCPGETSTVPAEGRIDLDDLYAEHDETEDRLLLRSRRLGREVVPLYLGYLVPMVLPEVPRTLLLFSPTSRARPDLWRGVPEAPADGGVTVRPRVRYRSLVLHRRNWTAEPGALPVREPGADEAAYYLAWQRWRRRHRLPDRVFATVREDGPGGGTVFGGGAKPAYVDFDSPLSLLALEALTGGGRTRTVFEEMLPDENELHVRSPRGRHVAELAVEIVPRATGSAPHGRQDPRP, from the coding sequence ATGACCGAGACCACGGGCCAGGCCCGCGCCCATGTGACGACTGCCAGGACCGGTACGAGCACCGCGACCCAGCCGCCCGAGGGGAGCCGTATGACCGCCGTCGCCGCCGCGCCCGGCACCGGCAGCACCGGACCCGGACCCGGCCCCGGCGGCACCGCGCCCGACCGGCCGGACTGGCTGCTGCACGACCGGTTCGTCCTGCGCGTGGCGGGCCTGCCGGCCGAGGCCGTGCACCGGCTGCGCGCCCCCGACGCCCGCGCCTGGGCGGACCGCGTACTCGCCGCGCGGGAACAAGTCGACCTGCTCGCGGAGGAGTTGACCGACCCGCTGACCGCCCTGGTCAAGGCCACCGAGGACGACCGCGAGCGGCGCCGTGTACTGGCCTTGCGCCGCGCGGTGTTCAACGGCCGGATGCCGCCCGGCGACCTGACGGAACTGGCGGACGCGGCCGGCCGGAGCACCGGCGAGCTGCTGATCCACTGGCGCGCCGCACGCCTGACCCTGGCCGAACTCCAGGACGAGGGCGGCCCGTTGCTGGACCGCGCGCTGGCGGCGACCCGGGCGGAGCTGAAGGCGCTGGCCGGGGAGGAGCGGCTGCGCCTCGGCCTCGCGCTGGCCTCGCCCACGCTCGACGGGCAGGTCGACGCCTTCGTCGCCGACCGCGCGCCCGTCCCGGACAAGCGGGCCCGCAAGAAGGAGCGCTCGCTGCTGGCGTACCTCTACCGCACGGCGTGCAAGACCAGCCCGTTCAGCACCTTCACGGCGGTCGCCGAGGGGCGGTTCGCCGCGGGTGCGGGCGAGGTGGTCACCGGCGGCCGCTGGACCGGCCACCCCCGGCTGAACATCGTGGTGCTGGCCAGGCTCGCCGAGCTGATCGCCGCCGACCCCGGGCGCCGCGGCGACCTGCCGGTGGTGCTGTCGGCGGGCTGGGAACTGGACGACGACCGGCTGCGCTACGTACGGCGCTCGGTGACCGCGGGCGACGACAGCGCCGCGGTGAGCTTCGACGCGGCCCACGACCGGCTGTTCTTCCTGCGCCGCAGCGGCGTCCTGGAACGGATGCTCGGCCTCTTCGCCGACGGCGCCGCCCCGCGCTACGCCGCACTCGAAGCCTGGCTCGCCGCCGAGACCGGCGGGTCCGCCGCGGAGGCCGCCCGCTACCCCGCGACCCTGCTCGACCTGGGCGTCCTCCAGATGACCGGCCTGGACACCGATGTCCACGCGGCCGACCCGCTGCGCTCCTTCCAGGCGTCGCTGCGCGCCCTCGGCCGCCCCTGGGCCGACGCCACCGCCGCCCGGCTGGAGACCACCGCCTCCTGTGTCGAGCAATGGGCCCGCACGGACACCGCCGCCGGCCGCCGCGCCCTGCTGGGCACGCTCAGAAGCGAACTGCTGTCCTTGCAGAGGGAGTTGGGCGCCGAATCGCCGTCGCTGCCGCAGACGCTGCTGTACGAGGACGTCAGCGAGGAACCCGTCGGCGCCGACCCGGAGCGCTGGACCCGGCTGGCCGCCGAGCCCCTGCACGCGCTGACCCGCGTCCTGCCCGCCTTCGACGTGGCGCTGCCGCAGCGCCTGACCCTCAAGGGCTTCTTCCTCGCCCGCTACGGCCGCGGCGGCCGCTGCGAGGACGTCCTGCGCCTGGTGCACGACTTCAGCGAGGACATCTTCACCCAGTACCTCCAGTTCACCGCCACCAAGTCGCCCTGGGCGCCGGACGGTTCGCACGCGCCCGAGGAGAACTGGCTGGGCCTGCCGGAGGTCACCGCCCTGGACCGGGCCCGCGCCGAGTTCACCCGGCGGATGCGCGAGCTGTGGCGGGCCCACCCCAGCGGCGGCGAGGAACTGCGGCTGGACGAGGCCGCCATCGACGCGGTGGCCGCCGAACTCACCCCGCTGGGCGAGCCGTTCGCCCCGCACAGCCACTTCGTCCAGCTCGCCGACCGCGAGGACGACCCGCTGGTCGTCCTCAACAACTCCTACGGCGGCCTGAGCTTCCCCTTCACCCGCTTCACCCACTGCTTCGACGCCGGCTCCGCGGAGCCCGGGGGCCTGAGCGCCGGGCTGCGCGACACCCTGCGCCAATGGGCGCCGCCCGGCGCGGTCTTCGCCGAGATCACCGCCGGTTCGGCCACGACCAACCTCAACCTGCACGGCCGGCTCACCGACTTCGAGATCGTCTGCCCCGGCGAGACCAGCACCGTGCCCGCCGAGGGCCGGATCGACCTCGACGACCTCTACGCCGAGCACGACGAGACCGAAGACCGCCTGCTGCTGCGCTCACGCCGCCTCGGCCGCGAGGTCGTCCCGCTCTACCTCGGCTATCTCGTCCCCATGGTGCTGCCCGAAGTGCCGCGCACCCTCCTGCTGTTCTCGCCCACCTCCCGGGCCAGGCCCGACCTGTGGCGCGGGGTGCCCGAGGCCCCGGCCGACGGCGGAGTGACCGTGCGGCCCCGGGTGCGCTACCGCAGCCTCGTCCTGCACCGCCGCAACTGGACCGCGGAGCCCGGCGCGCTGCCGGTGCGCGAACCCGGCGCCGACGAGGCCGCGTACTACCTCGCGTGGCAGCGCTGGCGGCGTCGGCACCGGCTGCCCGACCGGGTGTTCGCCACCGTGCGCGAGGACGGCCCCGGCGGCGGGACCGTCTTCGGCGGCGGCGCCAAACCGGCCTATGTCGACTTCGACAGCCCGCTGTCGCTGCTCGCCCTCGAAGCGCTCACCGGCGGCGGCCGGACCCGCACGGTCTTCGAGGAGATGCTGCCGGACGAGAACGAACTGCACGTCCGCTCCCCGCGCGGCCGGCACGTCGCCGAACTGGCCGTGGAGATCGTCCCGCGCGCGACCGGCTCCGCACCGCACGGAAGGCAGGACCCCCGCCCATGA
- a CDS encoding nitroreductase family protein, whose amino-acid sequence MGYAHEYATAIVRRGRYPMEPADWVPDWADRPRKGKHFAGADSFPLPRQLPRELPRDAAGALPTVERGLHGPRGTGAFTLPLLAGMLQDSYGLVGRRLAVQANSDLGTLPMYTQANWSRGSASGGGLYPVGVHWISGPGGPLTPGVHYYDTRHHAMRRLLTGDVTPEVRAAVGEPAEGHGQFLVLGVRFWQNAFKYNSFSYHVVTMDTGALLQTWRIWARAHGLHIGPAFWFDEPRLGRLLGVTPDEEGVFAVVPLAWDGDPAPGSTVAAGPATGTPAPRVPYADASATDTPAPRVPYADEERSHRVTTFETVRLMHTATLTGAADRPAPGTLDAALAEPVPPGGERVALPAPAPLDTGVREALRARRSSFGRFQAVLPLAGAALSTVLAAADAAGTLDSDAEPPDGPPLTRLYVFVNHVAGVNQGVYAYDRTDRSLRLVRAGAPGEFLQRNYFLANYNLEQAAAVIVPAARTRAVLDAVGDRGYRLVNAVVGGISQAVYTASAAAGLSCGVALGFDAISFTEELDLDTTGEIPLLIMMIGHERPRPADFRYEIA is encoded by the coding sequence GTGGGATACGCCCATGAGTACGCGACCGCGATCGTCCGGCGGGGCCGGTACCCCATGGAGCCCGCCGACTGGGTGCCGGACTGGGCGGACCGGCCGCGCAAGGGGAAGCACTTCGCGGGCGCCGACTCCTTCCCGCTGCCCCGGCAACTGCCCCGCGAACTGCCGCGAGACGCCGCCGGGGCCCTCCCCACCGTCGAACGCGGGCTGCACGGCCCGCGCGGCACGGGCGCGTTCACGCTCCCGCTGCTGGCCGGGATGCTCCAGGACTCCTACGGGCTGGTCGGCCGCAGGCTGGCCGTCCAGGCCAACTCCGACCTCGGCACGCTCCCGATGTACACACAGGCCAACTGGTCGCGCGGCTCCGCGTCCGGCGGCGGGCTCTACCCGGTGGGCGTGCACTGGATCTCCGGGCCCGGCGGCCCGCTCACCCCGGGCGTGCACTACTACGACACCCGCCACCACGCGATGCGCCGCCTGCTCACCGGGGACGTGACGCCCGAGGTACGGGCGGCCGTCGGTGAACCGGCCGAAGGCCACGGCCAGTTCCTCGTCCTCGGCGTGCGCTTCTGGCAGAACGCCTTCAAGTACAACAGCTTCAGCTACCACGTCGTCACGATGGACACCGGCGCGCTGCTCCAGACCTGGCGGATCTGGGCCAGGGCGCACGGGCTGCACATCGGGCCCGCGTTCTGGTTCGACGAGCCCCGGCTCGGGCGGCTGCTCGGGGTGACGCCCGACGAGGAGGGAGTGTTCGCGGTCGTCCCGCTGGCCTGGGACGGCGACCCCGCCCCCGGGAGCACGGTCGCGGCGGGCCCGGCCACCGGCACCCCGGCGCCTCGCGTCCCGTACGCCGACGCCTCGGCCACCGACACCCCGGCGCCCCGCGTCCCCTACGCCGACGAGGAGCGCTCCCACCGCGTCACCACCTTCGAGACCGTACGGCTCATGCACACCGCGACCCTGACGGGCGCCGCCGACCGCCCGGCCCCCGGCACGCTGGACGCCGCGCTCGCCGAGCCCGTACCGCCCGGCGGGGAGCGGGTCGCGCTGCCCGCGCCCGCACCGCTGGACACCGGGGTGCGCGAGGCGCTGCGGGCCCGGCGCAGCAGCTTCGGCCGCTTCCAGGCCGTCCTGCCGCTGGCCGGCGCCGCGCTGTCGACCGTCCTCGCGGCCGCCGACGCGGCCGGCACCCTCGACAGCGACGCCGAGCCGCCCGACGGCCCGCCGCTGACCCGGCTCTACGTCTTCGTCAACCATGTCGCCGGGGTGAACCAGGGCGTGTACGCCTACGACCGTACGGACCGCTCGCTGCGGCTGGTACGGGCGGGCGCCCCGGGCGAGTTCCTCCAGCGCAACTACTTCCTGGCCAACTACAACCTGGAGCAGGCCGCGGCCGTCATCGTGCCCGCCGCCCGCACCCGGGCCGTGCTCGACGCGGTCGGCGACCGGGGCTACCGCCTGGTCAACGCCGTGGTCGGCGGGATCTCGCAGGCCGTCTACACCGCGTCCGCGGCGGCCGGGCTCTCCTGCGGCGTCGCGCTCGGCTTCGACGCGATCTCCTTCACCGAGGAACTGGACCTCGACACGACCGGGGAGATCCCGCTGCTGATCATGATGATCGGCCACGAGCGGCCGCGCCCGGCCGACTTCCGCTACGAGATCGCCTGA
- a CDS encoding TOMM precursor leader peptide-binding protein, whose product MVSPYEEIAATRPRIRRDVLYTQTPTGVHFHNARGGFSVVMPSAYRFASLIVPHLTGEHTVEALCQGLGDKQRAMITQLVGTLYARGFARDAVPSAPGAPEPAPEVARRFGAQIDYVDHYTDDAAARFLRFRDTRVAVLGDDELARWAALSLIRNGCAAVAVPAAIEVPPGNRFGEVTEEAEQLRAEGCPVALDVLESGPALGEFGWDDLTGHDVVLVTGERGPWQIAALADGIPAGRRLVPAWTFGGSVVVGPLMTRDSTGCWTCAALRLGANGEAGDAADLWGALAVGGAGAPAGAGAGTGAVGGPLAAMVGNLLGYEVFRLTTGALPAETENQLIIQDMDSLDTVAEPLLPHPRCPACGARAGDVPDAGAAGLDVAGLGVAEVSGAATSAAAADGEAAPGEGDAAPGEGDAAEAALAEINDRAVLVQPAAGVFQRYADETWAQTPLKVSTVTLSTRHGVRRDITAFDVHHVAGARLRALYRAAEVYAEHVVPLPEPLTGGALAAAREKWAAVVPAALSIASGLAPGADEVGAWCATTSLLGGATVLVPAGALRTFGPYNRERVAEPTSAGTGAGGSAREAAARGLLTALGHEALRGALHGTVAVSAVDPAALADAGDPELTFLVRSAANLGVALEILDLGSDGERHVPTVLARAVDPGTGEWAWAPGTAPRWGDAAREAVRDLLGAVQAGGDVGASAGGSGTVDTGDPLIRDLAVGTLAVGGPLSGRPDLDGGRDWPELAAGLRESGRDVLVAPVVAPDLAAGRVHAARVLLTYGGAPDAR is encoded by the coding sequence ATGGTGTCACCGTACGAGGAGATCGCCGCGACCCGGCCGCGCATCCGCCGGGACGTGCTCTACACGCAGACGCCGACCGGAGTGCACTTCCACAACGCGCGCGGCGGGTTCAGCGTCGTGATGCCCTCCGCCTACCGCTTCGCGTCGCTGATCGTGCCGCACCTCACCGGGGAGCACACGGTCGAGGCGCTGTGCCAGGGCCTCGGCGACAAGCAGCGCGCGATGATCACCCAGCTGGTAGGCACGCTCTACGCGCGTGGTTTCGCCCGCGACGCGGTGCCGTCCGCGCCCGGAGCGCCCGAGCCCGCGCCCGAGGTGGCCCGGCGGTTCGGCGCGCAGATCGACTACGTCGACCACTACACCGACGACGCGGCGGCCCGCTTTCTGCGCTTCCGCGACACCCGGGTGGCCGTACTCGGCGACGACGAACTCGCCCGCTGGGCCGCCCTGTCGCTGATCCGCAACGGGTGCGCGGCCGTCGCCGTACCCGCCGCGATCGAGGTGCCGCCGGGCAACCGCTTCGGCGAAGTCACCGAGGAGGCGGAGCAGTTGCGGGCGGAGGGCTGTCCGGTCGCGCTCGACGTCCTCGAATCCGGCCCGGCGCTGGGGGAGTTCGGCTGGGACGACCTCACGGGCCACGACGTCGTCCTCGTCACGGGGGAGCGGGGGCCGTGGCAGATCGCGGCGCTCGCGGACGGCATCCCGGCCGGTCGGCGGCTGGTGCCCGCCTGGACGTTCGGCGGGTCGGTGGTCGTGGGGCCGCTGATGACGCGGGACTCCACCGGCTGCTGGACCTGCGCGGCGCTGCGGCTCGGGGCGAACGGGGAGGCGGGGGACGCGGCCGACCTGTGGGGGGCGCTGGCGGTCGGGGGAGCGGGGGCCCCGGCCGGAGCCGGAGCCGGTACGGGTGCGGTCGGTGGGCCGCTCGCGGCCATGGTCGGCAACCTGCTCGGGTACGAGGTCTTCCGGCTCACCACGGGCGCGCTGCCCGCCGAGACCGAGAACCAGCTGATCATCCAGGACATGGACTCGCTGGACACGGTGGCCGAGCCGCTGCTGCCGCACCCCCGCTGTCCCGCCTGCGGCGCGCGGGCCGGGGACGTGCCGGACGCCGGGGCGGCGGGGCTCGATGTGGCGGGGCTCGGGGTCGCCGAGGTCTCAGGGGCGGCCACGTCCGCCGCGGCCGCCGACGGGGAGGCCGCGCCCGGCGAGGGGGACGCGGCGCCCGGCGAGGGGGACGCCGCGGAGGCGGCGCTCGCCGAGATCAACGACCGGGCCGTTCTCGTCCAGCCCGCCGCCGGGGTCTTCCAGCGGTACGCCGACGAGACCTGGGCGCAGACGCCGCTCAAGGTCAGTACGGTCACCTTGAGCACCAGGCACGGTGTCCGGCGCGACATCACCGCCTTCGACGTCCACCATGTCGCCGGGGCCCGGCTGCGCGCGCTCTACCGGGCCGCCGAGGTCTACGCCGAGCATGTCGTACCGCTGCCGGAACCCCTCACGGGCGGGGCGCTGGCCGCCGCGCGCGAGAAGTGGGCGGCGGTCGTACCGGCCGCGCTGAGCATCGCGAGCGGGCTCGCGCCGGGCGCGGACGAGGTCGGCGCCTGGTGTGCCACGACCTCGCTGCTCGGCGGCGCGACCGTGCTGGTGCCCGCAGGCGCGCTGCGGACCTTCGGGCCGTACAACCGTGAGCGGGTCGCCGAGCCCACCTCGGCCGGTACGGGGGCGGGCGGTTCCGCCCGCGAGGCCGCCGCGCGCGGGCTGCTGACCGCGCTCGGCCACGAGGCGCTGCGCGGCGCGCTGCACGGCACGGTCGCGGTGTCCGCCGTCGACCCGGCCGCGCTGGCGGACGCCGGGGACCCCGAACTCACCTTCCTCGTACGGTCCGCCGCCAATCTCGGCGTCGCGCTGGAGATCCTCGACCTCGGGTCGGACGGGGAGCGGCACGTGCCCACCGTGCTGGCCCGCGCGGTCGACCCCGGGACGGGGGAGTGGGCCTGGGCGCCGGGTACGGCGCCGCGGTGGGGGGACGCGGCGCGGGAAGCGGTACGGGATCTGCTGGGCGCGGTCCAGGCCGGCGGGGACGTAGGTGCGTCGGCCGGCGGGTCCGGGACGGTGGACACGGGTGATCCGTTGATCAGGGATCTGGCCGTGGGGACGCTCGCGGTCGGCGGGCCTCTGTCCGGGCGGCCGGACCTCGACGGGGGTCGGGACTGGCCCGAACTCGCCGCCGGGCTGCGGGAGTCCGGGCGCGATGTGCTGGTCGCGCCGGTCGTCGCACCCGATCTCGCGGCCGGGCGGGTGCACGCGGCCCGGGTGCTGCTGACGTACGGCGGGGCGCCCGATGCTCGCTGA
- a CDS encoding AfsR/SARP family transcriptional regulator, whose translation MTSADAVGTAPGDRRTRFTVLGMLTVTDGRESAVLQPSRPAALLAALLLHANSVVSADLLQRVIWGEETPAQAKSALHSCVLRLRRLFSKYGVAGNAIEAVPGGYRLTADAETLDLVEFRELLRRAYSTEQPENELGLLRAALALWQSPVLANVHSDLLHRDEVPRLEEEWLRAIERVFDLELARGRHREALAEIWPTARAHPLHERFTEQLMEALHRAGRRAEALAEYRKAKAHLAQQLGVDPGPALQRMELAILRGEPEAGPPRAAAGPAGTTDRAAAGAEDGVPTGFADGGLISGDRVLDRLVGAGLLEEGPRGHYRMHELLRAFTRAAAAEGVGGRTAAGRAAGSAAGSAADRGPDRGVDRAAGRAPGRTPHPSPRPGAAELHPTEA comes from the coding sequence ATGACCTCGGCGGATGCCGTGGGGACGGCCCCGGGCGACCGGCGGACCCGATTCACCGTGCTGGGCATGCTGACCGTCACCGACGGCCGGGAATCCGCCGTACTCCAGCCGTCACGGCCCGCCGCGCTGCTCGCCGCATTGCTCCTCCACGCGAATTCCGTGGTCTCCGCGGATTTACTCCAGCGCGTTATCTGGGGTGAGGAGACACCTGCTCAGGCGAAGTCCGCATTGCACAGCTGCGTCTTGCGCCTTCGCCGGTTGTTCAGCAAATACGGGGTGGCCGGCAACGCGATCGAGGCTGTTCCCGGCGGATACCGCCTGACCGCGGACGCGGAGACACTCGATCTGGTCGAGTTCCGTGAACTGCTCCGCCGGGCATATTCCACCGAGCAGCCGGAAAACGAACTCGGGCTGCTCCGGGCGGCCCTCGCGCTCTGGCAGTCGCCGGTGCTCGCCAATGTCCACTCCGATCTGCTGCACCGGGACGAGGTGCCCCGGCTCGAAGAGGAGTGGCTGCGCGCCATTGAGCGGGTGTTCGACCTCGAACTCGCCCGTGGGCGGCACCGCGAGGCGCTGGCCGAGATCTGGCCGACCGCCCGCGCCCACCCGCTGCACGAACGCTTCACCGAACAGCTCATGGAGGCGCTGCACCGCGCGGGCCGCCGCGCCGAGGCGCTGGCCGAGTACCGCAAGGCCAAGGCGCATCTCGCGCAGCAGCTCGGCGTCGATCCCGGGCCCGCGCTCCAGCGGATGGAGCTGGCCATCCTGCGCGGTGAGCCGGAGGCCGGACCGCCGCGCGCGGCCGCCGGGCCGGCCGGAACGACGGACCGCGCCGCCGCCGGAGCCGAGGACGGTGTCCCCACCGGATTCGCGGACGGCGGGCTGATCAGCGGCGACCGTGTACTCGACCGGCTGGTCGGGGCCGGGCTGCTGGAGGAAGGGCCGCGCGGGCACTACCGGATGCACGAACTGCTGCGGGCCTTCACGAGGGCCGCGGCCGCCGAAGGCGTCGGGGGCCGGACCGCCGCCGGTCGAGCCGCCGGTTCTGCCGCTGGTTCTGCCGCGGACCGCGGTCCCGACCGTGGCGTCGACCGGGCCGCCGGGCGCGCCCCTGGACGTACCCCCCACCCATCACCCCGGCCCGGCGCCGCGGAACTGCACCCGACGGAGGCGTGA